The following proteins are encoded in a genomic region of Dialister hominis:
- a CDS encoding energy-coupling factor transporter ATPase, translated as MSIRVEDISYIYGKGSPFEKTALSHVDLTINKGEFIGVIGHTGSGKSTLIQHLNGLIHPTSGKVTIDGIDLAAKTKDAVSKRHSAGMVFQYPEHQLFEETVAQDIAFGPKNLGCDEEEVDKRVKSAMRFAGIDYEKFAGRSPFRLSGGQQRRVAIAGVIAMHPDFLILDEPSAGLDPIGRREIFSRIWDWYNKGVFSVILVSHNMDDIARLATRLLVMHKGKLVLDGDPMDIFLNHREELKECGVDAPPLTQTLQALKARGIPVPEDAKTTKEAIDRMAKMLGGKKSC; from the coding sequence ATGTCCATACGTGTCGAAGATATAAGCTATATTTACGGCAAAGGATCCCCGTTTGAAAAGACGGCGCTTTCGCATGTCGATCTCACGATCAATAAGGGCGAATTCATCGGCGTCATCGGACATACGGGGAGCGGCAAGTCCACGCTCATCCAGCATTTGAACGGGCTCATCCATCCGACGAGCGGCAAAGTCACCATCGACGGCATCGATCTTGCAGCAAAGACGAAGGATGCCGTGTCCAAGCGCCATTCCGCCGGGATGGTATTCCAGTACCCGGAGCATCAGCTCTTCGAAGAAACCGTAGCGCAGGATATCGCTTTCGGGCCGAAGAACCTTGGATGCGACGAGGAAGAAGTGGACAAGCGTGTCAAAAGCGCCATGCGCTTTGCCGGCATTGATTATGAAAAATTCGCAGGCCGCTCGCCGTTCCGTCTTTCCGGCGGACAGCAGCGCCGTGTTGCCATAGCGGGTGTCATTGCCATGCATCCGGATTTCCTGATACTTGACGAACCATCCGCCGGTCTCGATCCGATTGGAAGAAGAGAAATCTTCAGCCGCATCTGGGACTGGTACAATAAGGGTGTATTCTCTGTCATCCTCGTTTCCCATAATATGGACGACATTGCCCGCCTTGCGACAAGGCTTCTTGTCATGCACAAGGGGAAGCTCGTCCTTGACGGCGATCCGATGGATATCTTCCTGAATCACAGGGAAGAGCTGAAGGAATGCGGCGTCGACGCGCCGCCTCTGACGCAGACACTGCAGGCGCTCAAAGCCCGCGGTATCCCCGTTCCGGAAGACGCAAAGACGACAAAGGAAGCCATCGACCGCATGGCAAAAATGCTGGGAGGGAAGAAATCATGCTGA
- a CDS encoding energy-coupling factor transporter transmembrane component T family protein: protein MLTDMTLGQYYPGDSFLHRMDPRAKILCTMIFIIAIFLANNPFSYLLVAAFTLGAISVSGVPYKLVWRAVKPLWFILLFTLAIHVFTTPGTELFSWKFIHISEEGIRNGVEMTLRLVFLIAFTSLLTYTTSPIVLTDGIEALLMPFKRIGVPAHELAMMMTIALRFIPTLLEETDRIMKAQSSRGADFVNGNLWQRAKNMVPLLVPLFISAFRRADDLATAMEARCYRGGEGRTKMHQLAYTWRDRNAMIAVVLVTAALIGLYVYFR from the coding sequence ATGCTGACAGATATGACGCTTGGACAGTACTACCCGGGCGACTCTTTCCTGCACAGGATGGACCCCCGCGCGAAGATTCTCTGCACGATGATCTTCATCATTGCGATATTCCTGGCCAATAACCCGTTTTCCTACCTTCTCGTGGCCGCTTTCACGCTCGGCGCGATTTCCGTATCCGGCGTGCCTTACAAGCTTGTATGGAGAGCCGTGAAGCCATTATGGTTCATCCTTCTCTTCACACTGGCCATCCACGTATTCACGACACCGGGAACCGAGCTTTTTTCCTGGAAATTCATCCATATCAGCGAAGAAGGTATCAGGAACGGCGTGGAAATGACGCTCCGTCTCGTATTCCTGATCGCTTTCACTTCGCTCTTGACCTACACGACGAGCCCGATCGTCCTGACGGACGGCATCGAAGCACTCCTCATGCCATTCAAGCGCATCGGCGTTCCGGCGCATGAACTGGCCATGATGATGACAATTGCGCTCCGCTTCATCCCGACACTTCTGGAAGAAACAGACCGCATCATGAAGGCGCAGTCCTCCAGAGGCGCGGACTTCGTGAATGGCAATCTCTGGCAGAGAGCGAAGAACATGGTTCCGCTCCTCGTGCCGCTCTTCATTTCCGCTTTCAGAAGAGCAGACGACCTGGCGACCGCCATGGAAGCGCGCTGCTACAGGGGCGGCGAAGGACGCACGAAGATGCACCAGCTCGCCTACACATGGAGAGACAGAAATGCCATGATCGCTGTCGTACTTGTGACCGCAGCGCTCATCGGACTTTACGTATATTTCAGATAA
- a CDS encoding efflux RND transporter periplasmic adaptor subunit: protein MKRWAGIAAAVMLGMSLSLTGCGKAVNKGPSAPLVKTIVIGEDAKDAKDTFSGTVHGFFESPLAFQTGGRIMQRYVTSGERVTAGQELFSVDSKDAEEQAAAARSSLDAAGASLKLAQSTLARYEKLHAANAISDLAMDQTRNSYDLALTQYRSAEAALSRAENNLGFTTLVADRDGIVGTTLYEVGQVVAAGTPVVTIIDDSKLDVYISLTEKQYGLYSVGMPCEVTFWALPGVKVAGKVREVAAAPNAVTSTYDAKVTLENPPQDVVVGMTAQVKFTDPDSARGFMVPLSAMASQQASPSVWVIRDGKAHLQKVETGRYGKDAVEITSGLKKGDRVVTAGVARLSEDEEVRV from the coding sequence ATGAAACGATGGGCAGGAATAGCGGCAGCCGTGATGCTTGGCATGTCGCTTTCACTGACGGGATGTGGAAAGGCCGTCAATAAAGGACCGTCTGCGCCGCTCGTGAAGACGATCGTCATCGGAGAAGACGCAAAGGATGCGAAGGATACATTCTCCGGCACCGTGCACGGATTCTTCGAGTCTCCGCTTGCTTTCCAGACAGGCGGGCGAATCATGCAGCGCTATGTCACAAGCGGGGAGCGCGTGACGGCCGGACAGGAACTCTTCAGTGTCGATTCGAAGGATGCAGAAGAGCAGGCGGCAGCAGCCAGATCGTCGCTTGATGCGGCAGGGGCTTCCCTGAAGCTTGCGCAGTCGACACTGGCAAGGTATGAAAAGCTCCATGCTGCCAATGCGATTTCCGATCTGGCCATGGACCAGACAAGGAACAGCTACGACCTTGCGCTGACGCAGTACCGGTCAGCCGAGGCGGCTCTTTCGCGCGCAGAAAACAATCTGGGCTTCACGACGCTTGTCGCCGATCGTGACGGCATCGTGGGGACGACACTGTATGAAGTCGGGCAGGTCGTTGCCGCTGGTACGCCGGTCGTTACGATCATCGACGACTCCAAGCTGGACGTGTATATTTCTCTTACAGAAAAACAGTACGGGCTCTACTCGGTCGGCATGCCCTGCGAAGTGACCTTCTGGGCACTTCCGGGGGTCAAAGTAGCGGGCAAGGTCAGGGAAGTGGCGGCAGCGCCGAATGCGGTGACAAGCACTTATGATGCCAAAGTCACGCTTGAAAACCCGCCGCAGGATGTTGTCGTCGGCATGACAGCACAGGTGAAATTCACCGATCCTGACAGCGCAAGGGGATTCATGGTGCCGCTTTCGGCCATGGCTTCCCAGCAGGCCTCTCCTTCCGTCTGGGTTATCCGTGACGGCAAGGCGCATCTCCAGAAGGTAGAAACGGGACGCTACGGCAAGGATGCCGTCGAAATCACCTCGGGTCTTAAGAAAGGAGACCGCGTCGTGACAGCCGGCGTCGCCCGCCTGAGTGAGGATGAAGAGGTACGCGTATGA
- a CDS encoding glutathione peroxidase, whose product MSVYDFTCTTMQGKEVSLSQYKGKVILIVNTASKCGFTPQFAGLEKLYKEYKDKGLEILGFPSNQFNEQDPGTNEEIQEFCKVNYGVTFQMFKKGDVRGDNPQPLFAYLTKEKGFKGFNMDHPIAPKLVPMLKEKHPEILEGDGIKWNFTKFLIDREGNVVERFEPTTTPEEIAPAIEKLL is encoded by the coding sequence ATGAGCGTTTATGATTTTACATGCACCACCATGCAGGGCAAGGAAGTTTCTCTCTCTCAGTATAAAGGCAAGGTTATTCTGATCGTCAATACAGCAAGCAAGTGCGGATTCACACCGCAGTTTGCAGGCCTTGAGAAACTGTATAAGGAATACAAGGACAAGGGCCTGGAAATCCTCGGCTTCCCGAGCAACCAGTTCAATGAACAGGATCCGGGAACCAATGAAGAAATCCAGGAATTCTGCAAGGTCAACTATGGCGTTACCTTCCAGATGTTCAAGAAGGGCGACGTACGCGGTGACAACCCGCAGCCTCTCTTCGCTTACCTGACCAAGGAAAAAGGCTTCAAGGGCTTCAACATGGATCATCCGATTGCACCGAAACTCGTTCCGATGCTGAAGGAAAAACATCCGGAAATTCTTGAAGGCGACGGAATCAAATGGAACTTCACCAAATTCCTGATCGACCGCGAAGGCAATGTCGTAGAACGTTTCGAACCGACCACCACACCGGAAGAAATCGCTCCGGCTATTGAAAAACTTCTGTAA
- a CDS encoding efflux RND transporter permease subunit encodes MKQINLAEWAIKHKQIVYFFIFFILLGGIMSYFSLGRSEDPAFTIREAVVTAAWPGASAEQITEQVTDPLEKTLQDVKGLDYLRSFTHDGKTVIYVDLKDDVPKEDIQTRWHEMRNLVEDEWGSLPAGVVGPFIDDRFDDVYGSIYAVTGDDFSYEEKRKYAEKIRRRLTSVEDVQKVELLGVQEQNIYIEMDQNKLATFGLSPTDVFTMISQQSAMMPSGMIHTSTRNVAIRVDGLLGSVESLENLPIHVGERSFHLGDIAKITQSYTTPETSLFYFDGKPAIGIAVSMRDGGNNLTLGEHLNAEIEKAQKEVPAGMTISLVADQPKVVNNSIHDFTESLLEAIIIVMAASFLSLGFWSGIVLALCIPVVVCGSFIFMKWQGIDLHLVSLGSLIVSLGLLVDDAIIVIEMMQVKLEEGMDRMAAAEAAYKGCAKPMLAGTLITAAGFIPVGLAQGQTAEYTSSFFWVIGSTLLISWLASIFVSPVLGYKFIRVKSKEERAKEKKKGIKEKIGEKSYQIFDRLIKGSIRYRKSVIVGTFALFAVTMMCLPSVNQEFFPNSKRPEIILDVNLPSGASIEETKRVMAGIADNLYGDKRIESFSTYVGDSAPRFILLFDPSAPEDGHGQMIIVTTGNDVRDDVRSELDQFIADKYPDARAHTRLITTGPPSDYPVMFRLIGEDNKKTAELAGKALDIMRKNPDIVNASLDWPEEMPSIKLKINQDRVRELGIDNYAVSLDLYSKLSGYKVAESYQGDQLVPISFKLEGKNAAQLPDLSSMPVHVGNGRYVPLGQFADISYENEISTIWRRDLKPTITLRADCKDGVMADSLMQELYNDDFASFKASLPDGYTLEKDGSAEWSDKSMKYIFQAVPIMIFFVLMVLIFELGTIPKLIIAIVTGPFGLIGAILTLLITRQPIGFVAIIGMIALSGMVIRNSIILLDQIRQHLEAGLTPYDAVVKSAVLRFRPIMLSSVTDVLGFVPLITNPFWRPLAVSFVGGLLLATAIGLLFVPALYSQIYGVKIPKGEK; translated from the coding sequence ATGAAGCAGATCAATCTGGCGGAATGGGCGATCAAGCACAAGCAGATTGTCTATTTCTTCATCTTTTTCATCCTCTTGGGAGGGATCATGTCTTACTTCTCTCTGGGGAGAAGCGAGGATCCTGCCTTCACCATCCGCGAAGCCGTCGTAACAGCGGCCTGGCCGGGCGCATCGGCAGAGCAGATCACCGAGCAGGTGACCGATCCCCTCGAGAAGACGCTGCAGGACGTGAAGGGGCTCGATTACCTAAGGTCTTTCACGCATGACGGCAAGACGGTCATCTATGTCGACCTCAAGGACGATGTGCCCAAGGAAGACATACAGACACGCTGGCATGAGATGAGGAACCTCGTCGAAGATGAATGGGGAAGCCTTCCGGCCGGCGTCGTGGGGCCTTTCATCGACGACCGTTTCGATGATGTGTACGGCTCGATTTATGCTGTCACAGGAGACGATTTCTCCTATGAAGAAAAAAGAAAATACGCTGAAAAAATCCGCCGCCGTCTGACGTCCGTGGAAGACGTGCAGAAGGTCGAGCTTCTTGGCGTGCAGGAACAGAATATTTACATCGAGATGGACCAGAACAAGCTCGCTACGTTCGGCTTGAGCCCGACGGATGTATTCACAATGATTTCCCAACAGTCCGCGATGATGCCCTCGGGCATGATCCATACGTCCACAAGAAATGTGGCCATCCGCGTCGACGGGCTTCTTGGAAGCGTTGAATCGCTCGAAAATCTGCCGATCCATGTCGGCGAGAGATCGTTCCATTTAGGCGACATCGCCAAGATCACGCAGAGCTATACGACCCCGGAAACGTCCCTCTTCTACTTTGACGGGAAACCGGCGATCGGCATTGCCGTTTCCATGAGAGATGGGGGAAACAACCTCACGCTTGGCGAGCATCTGAATGCGGAAATCGAAAAAGCGCAGAAGGAAGTCCCGGCCGGCATGACAATCAGCCTCGTCGCCGATCAGCCGAAGGTCGTCAATAATTCCATCCACGATTTCACGGAATCTTTGCTGGAAGCCATCATCATCGTCATGGCAGCTTCCTTCCTTTCCCTCGGATTCTGGAGCGGCATCGTTCTTGCCCTCTGCATCCCGGTCGTCGTCTGTGGCTCCTTCATTTTCATGAAATGGCAGGGGATCGACCTTCACCTCGTATCTTTGGGATCCCTCATCGTGTCACTGGGCCTTCTTGTCGATGATGCGATCATCGTCATCGAAATGATGCAGGTCAAGCTCGAAGAGGGCATGGACCGCATGGCAGCGGCAGAAGCGGCCTACAAAGGCTGCGCGAAGCCTATGCTGGCCGGTACGCTCATCACGGCCGCCGGCTTCATCCCTGTCGGCCTTGCCCAGGGACAGACTGCCGAATATACCTCCTCCTTCTTCTGGGTCATCGGCTCGACACTCCTGATTTCCTGGCTGGCCTCCATCTTCGTTTCACCGGTTCTCGGCTATAAATTCATCCGCGTGAAATCGAAGGAAGAACGCGCCAAGGAAAAGAAGAAGGGCATCAAGGAAAAGATCGGCGAGAAGTCGTACCAGATCTTTGACAGACTCATCAAGGGAAGCATCAGGTACAGGAAATCTGTCATCGTCGGCACCTTTGCTCTCTTTGCCGTCACCATGATGTGCCTTCCCTCCGTCAATCAGGAATTCTTCCCGAACTCCAAACGTCCGGAAATCATCCTGGACGTGAATCTGCCCTCCGGCGCCTCCATCGAGGAAACGAAGCGCGTCATGGCAGGCATTGCAGACAACCTGTACGGGGACAAGCGCATCGAGTCCTTCTCGACCTATGTTGGAGACTCCGCGCCCCGTTTCATCCTTCTCTTTGATCCGTCAGCACCGGAAGACGGCCACGGGCAGATGATCATCGTCACGACAGGAAACGACGTCAGGGACGATGTCAGAAGCGAGCTCGACCAGTTCATCGCTGACAAGTATCCGGATGCCCGCGCGCATACAAGGCTCATCACGACCGGCCCGCCATCCGATTACCCTGTCATGTTCCGCCTGATCGGCGAGGACAATAAGAAGACAGCCGAGCTTGCCGGCAAAGCGCTCGACATCATGAGGAAGAATCCGGACATCGTGAATGCAAGCCTTGACTGGCCGGAAGAAATGCCTTCCATCAAGCTGAAAATCAATCAGGACCGCGTCCGCGAGCTCGGCATCGACAACTATGCCGTATCGCTCGACCTGTACTCGAAGCTTTCCGGCTACAAGGTCGCTGAATCGTACCAGGGCGACCAGCTCGTCCCGATTTCCTTCAAGCTCGAAGGAAAGAATGCGGCCCAGCTGCCCGACCTTTCCTCCATGCCGGTCCATGTAGGAAACGGACGCTACGTGCCTCTCGGGCAGTTTGCCGATATTTCCTATGAGAATGAAATCAGCACCATCTGGAGAAGAGACCTGAAGCCTACGATCACGCTCCGCGCTGACTGCAAGGACGGCGTCATGGCAGACTCCCTCATGCAGGAACTCTACAATGACGACTTCGCTTCCTTCAAGGCAAGCCTCCCCGACGGATACACGCTTGAAAAAGACGGATCCGCCGAATGGAGCGACAAGTCGATGAAGTACATCTTCCAGGCCGTGCCGATCATGATCTTCTTCGTTCTTATGGTCCTCATCTTCGAGCTGGGGACGATACCCAAGCTCATCATCGCCATCGTGACCGGGCCGTTCGGTCTCATCGGGGCGATTTTGACGCTCCTTATCACAAGGCAGCCGATAGGATTCGTTGCCATCATCGGCATGATTGCCCTTTCGGGCATGGTCATCCGGAACAGCATCATCCTTCTGGACCAGATCCGGCAGCACCTCGAAGCAGGGCTTACGCCGTATGATGCCGTCGTGAAATCGGCCGTGCTCCGCTTCCGTCCGATCATGCTTTCCTCGGTGACCGACGTCCTTGGCTTCGTGCCTCTCATTACGAACCCCTTCTGGCGGCCGCTTGCCGTCTCCTTTGTCGGCGGGCTTCTTCTTGCCACCGCCATCGGGCTTCTCTTCGTGCCTGCGCTCTACAGCCAGATCTACGGAGTGAAAATACCGAAAGGGGAAAAATAA
- a CDS encoding acetyl-CoA carboxylase biotin carboxyl carrier protein subunit, translating into MRKFTVTVNGQDYDVVVKDGGAAAAAPAPAAAPAPAAAPAPAAAPAPAAAPAPAAAPAPAPAPAAAPAGAGEAVEAPMPGKVIRINKHVGDAVAAGDEVLVLEAMKMGNPIMAPCDGKITSMQAQEGQSVQGGDPLFTVG; encoded by the coding sequence ATGAGAAAATTTACTGTAACAGTTAACGGCCAGGATTACGATGTAGTAGTTAAAGACGGCGGCGCTGCAGCAGCAGCTCCGGCTCCGGCAGCAGCTCCAGCTCCGGCAGCAGCTCCGGCTCCGGCAGCAGCTCCAGCTCCGGCAGCAGCTCCGGCTCCAGCAGCAGCTCCAGCTCCAGCTCCGGCTCCGGCAGCAGCTCCTGCAGGTGCAGGCGAAGCAGTTGAAGCTCCAATGCCTGGTAAAGTCATCCGCATCAACAAACATGTTGGTGACGCAGTAGCAGCAGGCGACGAAGTCCTCGTACTCGAAGCTATGAAGATGGGCAACCCGATCATGGCTCCATGCGATGGCAAGATCACCTCCATGCAGGCTCAGGAAGGCCAGTCCGTACAGGGCGGCGATCCGCTGTTCACTGTTGGCTAA
- a CDS encoding HAD-IIB family hydrolase: protein MNGRKFFFFDIDGTLTTPLTNDYPDSTREAIKELKDNGHFVAIATGRMQADAWEVAKALGICAAVSDGGNALTIHGELIYDEGLPLEDCIRTLSEIDSERFPFAVCPENKKMRVATSDLYLSRVKDRYYETVVDPSFDFRKVDTIHKIFVACTKDDLPEIPLHTLPHVWFRKDNMLIEPVHKERGIFEVMKRYNLSDEDVVVFGDGMNDRSMFRDEWFSIAMGNAKPQLKEKAKYITKRADDDGIYYACKKFGWI from the coding sequence ATGAACGGAAGAAAATTCTTTTTCTTTGATATCGACGGGACATTGACGACACCGCTGACGAACGATTATCCGGACAGCACGAGAGAGGCCATCAAGGAGCTGAAGGATAACGGTCATTTTGTAGCGATTGCGACGGGAAGGATGCAGGCGGACGCCTGGGAAGTGGCGAAGGCCCTTGGCATCTGCGCCGCTGTTTCCGACGGGGGAAATGCTCTGACCATTCATGGGGAGCTGATTTATGATGAGGGTCTTCCTCTTGAAGACTGCATCAGGACGCTTTCGGAAATCGACAGTGAGAGATTTCCTTTTGCTGTCTGCCCGGAAAATAAGAAAATGCGTGTGGCGACTTCGGACTTGTACCTCTCCCGCGTGAAGGACAGGTACTATGAAACGGTCGTCGATCCTTCCTTTGACTTCAGGAAAGTGGACACGATCCACAAGATTTTCGTTGCCTGCACGAAGGATGATCTTCCTGAGATTCCGCTTCATACGCTTCCGCATGTCTGGTTCAGGAAGGATAATATGCTGATCGAGCCGGTCCATAAGGAAAGAGGCATCTTCGAAGTCATGAAGCGCTACAACCTTTCAGATGAGGATGTCGTCGTCTTCGGCGATGGCATGAACGACCGCTCCATGTTCAGGGATGAATGGTTCAGCATAGCTATGGGCAATGCGAAGCCGCAGCTCAAAGAAAAAGCGAAGTACATCACGAAAAGAGCCGATGATGACGGGATTTATTACGCCTGCAAGAAGTTTGGCTGGATTTGA
- a CDS encoding TetR/AcrR family transcriptional regulator produces the protein MTKKELIRKAAIQIFREKGYSGTTLRDISREAGVSVSTVSYYYGSKENMYKTLFPEDMAQQEPKRREQIENAAIRLFALKGYSDVSIRDIGKEAGVNSAAISYYFGGKRELYSAILQKGSALLVDFVEQAAHGDHTPMEIMEMYSRFFYRLMKEHPYILRIFSWEMIHPTDVFASIGKERFAMVLVVLRGALTEGIEEGCFRKDLKPTEVCISWAGMVAYYYLMNEIKKRFSVKEEITEDSYMHQAFDVLMNGIKNKEIG, from the coding sequence ATGACAAAGAAAGAACTGATCAGGAAAGCTGCCATTCAGATTTTCCGCGAGAAGGGATACAGCGGCACAACGCTTCGGGATATCAGCCGGGAAGCGGGCGTCAGCGTTTCTACCGTATCCTACTACTATGGCTCGAAGGAAAACATGTACAAGACACTTTTCCCCGAAGATATGGCACAGCAGGAACCGAAGCGCCGCGAGCAGATCGAGAACGCAGCGATCCGCCTCTTTGCGCTGAAGGGCTATTCGGACGTTTCCATCCGCGACATAGGAAAGGAAGCCGGGGTGAACAGCGCGGCGATTTCCTACTACTTCGGAGGCAAGAGAGAGCTCTATTCTGCGATTCTTCAGAAGGGGAGCGCCCTTCTCGTCGACTTCGTGGAGCAGGCGGCCCATGGCGACCATACGCCGATGGAAATCATGGAAATGTACTCCCGCTTCTTCTACCGTCTGATGAAGGAGCATCCCTACATTCTCCGCATCTTTTCCTGGGAAATGATTCACCCGACCGACGTTTTCGCATCGATCGGGAAGGAACGCTTCGCCATGGTTCTCGTCGTCCTCAGGGGCGCCCTGACCGAAGGCATTGAGGAAGGATGCTTCAGAAAGGACTTAAAGCCTACGGAAGTCTGTATTTCCTGGGCAGGCATGGTCGCTTACTACTACCTCATGAATGAAATCAAGAAGCGCTTCTCCGTGAAGGAAGAAATCACGGAAGACTCTTACATGCATCAGGCATTCGATGTATTGATGAACGGGATCAAGAATAAGGAAATCGGCTGA
- the truA gene encoding tRNA pseudouridine(38-40) synthase TruA: protein MRNIWITVSYEGSGYAGFQRQENRMTVQEMLENCLLELTGEKTTLYFVARTDAGVHAYGQECTFYTDSTIPGDRFIYAMNARLRGDIRVTKSCEMDEDFSVRRRNYGKTYGYLLTESREASPFLKRYIWRTGKKLDLEKMRKAARALEGRHDFTSFRGNNSVPSDPVRNIHEIRVEKDGDLVRIYVTGEGFLYHMVRNIAGCLVDAGMGLLSVKDIEEILAAKDRRKLGMTAPAEGLCLLRVYFSPITKESIEETLAMPLFPWCR, encoded by the coding sequence ATGAGAAACATTTGGATTACCGTTTCCTATGAGGGAAGCGGATACGCAGGCTTCCAGCGGCAGGAAAACCGCATGACGGTGCAGGAAATGCTGGAAAACTGCCTTCTGGAGCTGACAGGGGAAAAGACCACCCTCTACTTCGTCGCAAGGACGGATGCAGGGGTCCATGCTTACGGGCAGGAATGCACCTTCTATACGGATTCGACGATTCCGGGCGACCGCTTCATCTATGCGATGAATGCACGCCTTCGCGGCGACATCCGCGTGACGAAGAGCTGCGAGATGGATGAGGACTTCTCCGTCAGAAGAAGAAATTACGGAAAAACGTACGGCTACCTCCTGACAGAAAGCAGGGAGGCCTCGCCGTTCTTGAAGCGCTATATCTGGCGGACGGGAAAGAAACTCGACCTTGAGAAAATGCGGAAGGCGGCAAGGGCTCTCGAAGGCCGCCATGACTTCACGTCCTTCCGAGGAAACAATTCCGTGCCGTCCGATCCGGTCAGGAACATCCATGAAATCCGCGTAGAGAAAGACGGGGATCTCGTCCGCATCTACGTGACAGGCGAAGGCTTCCTCTACCACATGGTAAGGAACATCGCAGGCTGCCTTGTCGATGCAGGAATGGGGCTTCTTTCAGTCAAAGACATAGAAGAAATCCTTGCGGCAAAGGACAGAAGGAAACTGGGAATGACAGCGCCGGCAGAAGGCCTCTGTCTCCTTCGCGTCTACTTCTCGCCGATTACAAAAGAGAGCATCGAAGAAACACTCGCCATGCCCCTTTTCCCATGGTGCAGGTAA
- a CDS encoding energy-coupling factor transporter ATPase: MDKEIRKDGEGEVLFDIRHLTHTFETEDGKTFDALKDVTAQIMKGSFTAIIGTNGSGKSTLARHLNALMMPTSGEVIVEGMSTSDYSHIWDIRQKVGMVFQNPDNQLVAAIVEEDVAFGPENLGVPPDEIRRRVDAALEKVGMTEFRTHAPAMLSGGQKQRIAIAGILAMHPDCIVLDEPTAMLDPSGRAEVMKTIHELNEKEGITIVLITHFMEEAVTADHVLVVDQSELKMQGTAREVFSQAEKLTKMGLDVPVAADLAHGLREKGFKIPEDCLTDEELGEALCPYVSKI; the protein is encoded by the coding sequence ATGGATAAAGAAATCAGGAAAGATGGAGAAGGGGAAGTCCTCTTCGACATCCGTCACTTGACCCACACGTTCGAGACAGAGGACGGCAAGACGTTCGATGCCCTGAAGGACGTGACGGCCCAGATCATGAAGGGATCCTTCACGGCGATCATCGGAACGAACGGGAGCGGCAAATCCACGCTGGCCCGTCATTTGAATGCGCTCATGATGCCTACGTCCGGTGAAGTGATCGTCGAGGGAATGTCCACATCGGATTATTCCCATATCTGGGATATAAGGCAGAAGGTAGGCATGGTATTCCAAAATCCGGACAACCAGCTGGTGGCTGCGATTGTGGAGGAAGATGTCGCTTTCGGCCCGGAAAACCTGGGCGTGCCTCCGGATGAAATCCGCCGCCGCGTCGATGCCGCTCTTGAAAAAGTCGGCATGACCGAGTTCCGCACGCATGCACCTGCCATGCTTTCCGGCGGGCAGAAGCAGAGAATCGCCATTGCAGGCATTCTTGCCATGCATCCGGACTGCATCGTCCTTGATGAACCGACGGCCATGCTCGATCCTTCGGGAAGAGCCGAGGTCATGAAGACGATTCATGAACTGAATGAAAAAGAGGGCATCACAATCGTCCTCATTACGCATTTCATGGAAGAAGCCGTGACTGCCGATCACGTTCTGGTCGTCGACCAGAGCGAGCTCAAGATGCAGGGAACGGCAAGAGAAGTATTTTCTCAGGCAGAAAAGCTGACAAAGATGGGTCTTGATGTGCCGGTCGCAGCCGACCTGGCGCACGGCCTTCGCGAGAAGGGATTCAAGATTCCGGAAGACTGCCTGACCGATGAGGAGCTGGGAGAAGCGTTATGTCCATACGTGTCGAAGATATAA